The Channa argus isolate prfri chromosome 22, Channa argus male v1.0, whole genome shotgun sequence genome has a window encoding:
- the LOC137107912 gene encoding glucose-dependent insulinotropic receptor, giving the protein MLFLTGPMSIEPSSDMTTDCMDSNELAHHTNVKPRVMGVILSVAACLIISTNLLVAAALLKLLLKRSSQSWCFVLNLALADALVGVAITGLATEDFKISNHDFTQNQHNHITASPPANATLPVQGKTRCLIKMAFVTSPCTASIMSMFLISLDRYAAIKMPLRYSLLSGKGTAFWSLLALWMSSLSVGFLPVMVRQLQTEGYDGFCAFFSVIHKVGIIVLFSACFFPILSVFVYIYLDILKIACSHQKQICQVRQAGSRKADHLHQHYQHQQLRSGYWSHVKALRTVAVLVGCFLVLWCPFFVVCIVHVLCESCKLKDVLENYLWLLGLFNSLINPLVYAFWQREVRLQLAAMFSCLTGRLLTSGPSGVTERCDPQPPVMTQACVSGRDGLNPSLSQPSTSNEESHSVPLSGTTSM; this is encoded by the exons ATGTTATTTTTGACTGGACCAATGAGCATTGAGCCCTCAAGTGACATGACTACTGACTGCATGGACTCCAACGAGCTGGCACACCACACCAATGTAAAGCCTAGGGTCATGGGTGTGATCCTGAGCGTCGCCGCCTGCCTCATCATCTCAACAAACCTGCTTGTGGCAGCTGCTCTACTTAAGCTGCTCCTCAAAAGAAGCAGCCAGAGCTGGTGCTTTGTCCTCAACCTTGCACTGGCTGATGCTCTGGTGGGTGTAGCCATCACTGGCTTGGCCACAGAAGATTTTAAGATCAGCAACCATGATTTCACTCAGAACCAGCACAACCACATCACTGCTTCACCTCCAGCAAATGCCACGCTTCCTGTTCAGGGCAAGACCCGGTGTTTGATAAAGATGGCCTTTGTGACATCGCCCTGTACCGCATCCATCATGTCCATGTTTCTGATCTCACTGGATCGCTATGCAGCCATTAAGATGCCCCTGCGGTACTCCCTACTTTCTGGGAAAGGGACAGCGTTCTGGTCCTTGCTAGCTTTGTGGATGAGCTCCCTTTCTGTAGGATTCCTGCCAG TCATGGTGCGGCAGCTGCAGACAGAGGGGTATGACGGCTTCTGTGCCTTCTTCTCTGTCATTCATAAAGTGGGCATTATCGTCTTATTCAGCGCATGCTTCTTCCCTATTCTCTCCGTGTTCGTCTACATCTACCTGGACATTCTGAAAATTGCCTGCAGCCACCAGAAGCAGATCTGCCAAGTTAGACAAGCTGGCTCCAGGAAAGCTGACCACCTGCATCAACATTACCAGCATCAGCAGCTAAGGAGCGGTTACTGGAGTCATGTCAAGGCCCTGAGGACTGTTGCAGTGCTTGTGGGCTGCTTTTTAGTTCTCTGGTGCCCCTTCTTTGTTGTGTGCATAGTGCATGTTCTGTGTGAAAGCTGTAAACTCAAAGATGTATTGGAGAATTATCTGTGGCTGCTAGGACTGTTCAATTCTCTGATCAACCCTCTGGTTTATGCCTTTTGGCAAAGGGAGGTGCGACTGCAATTAGCAGCAATGTTTTCCTGCTTAACAGGCAGGCTATTGACATCTGGACCATCAGGTGTCACAGAGAGATGTGACCCACAGCCACCTGTGATGACTCAAGCCTGCGTTTCTGGCAGAGATGGGCTCAACCCTTCACTGTCACAGCCAAGTACCTCTAATGAGGAGTCTCACAGTGTGCCACTATCTGGTACAACAAGCATGTAA